CCACTTACGGGCATCCTCACTGGAACAAATGAATCTCTTATTGTCATATTTACCTTCATCTGTCAGCAACCTTAACATGACAGCATGGTCAGTGAGTGAAATAGACAGGAAATTGTATTTTTCGGGGTAAATATAAAAACTTATGTTGGGTTTGTGCAGTAAGTAATCAAAGTCATCGGCGTTTTCCTGCATAAGTTTTTCATAGAGTTCTTCGGTGATTATTACCGAAATTTCAACACAATTTTCTAACAGCTCTGAAAATGTTTTCTTGAAATTAGGAAACAGGAAAGTGGTGATATTTTTAATGTATTTGGTTCTTTTTGCTTCTTCAATGAAATGCTCGTCCTCATCGAACATTTCGGGAAACGGGACCTCTATTCTGCTGCAGGTTCCCAGTTCATGTAATCTCTTTAGGAGATAAGCAGGAACAAAATCGAGATTATGGTTTCCCCAGTAATTCAGATCACTATCAAGAACCTCAAGTGTATTTAATAAATGAAGCATCTCATCGACTACTAGTTTTCCAATAGTGGTTAGCCTGTAAGTGTCGTTCGATCCCGTAACAAGTTTATGTTTTTCCAGAGTCCTTATCTGGGGAAGCATTCCCTGTCGTGTGGTATCGAGATGGTTCAAAATCACTTCCATTTTCTGGGGTCCGTCATTTAATAATAGAAGTACATTCTTCCTTTTTTCAGATGCGAATATGACATCCTGTAGCGGCTTGAGCATTATTCCACTCCCCTTTAAACAAACTGTATTTACAGTAGGATTTATACAAATTGTACTACTTTAAGGTGATCCCGATTTATTGCAACTGTAATGATTTATTTTGCAACCGTTTCAATATTCAATATGACACCGGCTTTGTAAATATCCAAAGTGTACAGAACTGTGATTGATAAATATTGAAAAGAAAAAATCATAAATAGAAGTATACTCCAAAATTGGATTGGGGTGTTTTATGTCAGATCCGATATATCGGGAAGTTGAAAACTTAAAGGATATCACAAAGATCAACGAAGAGATCAGAAAGGAGATGGCACAGAATATCACGTTGAACCAACGACAAAAACAGTGACCAAAATAATTGAGATGCCTGAGGGTGCTATAAATGTCGAGATAACTGACAAAGAGCCGGAATCTGCTATGTCAGTGGAATAAGATAAGCAGTATTCTTCAATTTAGGGGTAACATCATGGTCAAAAGGAAGAGTGAGTACGCGCTTTCAAGAGAAATGTTCAGGGATGTTATTGTAATTGTGTTGTTTTTGATAGCATTGTTCGTTCTTGCCAGATATATGGAATTTATTTAATTCCCCGGTACCTTACCTCTTTTTCCTTCTAAAGCTTATACTTTTAATAATATAGTCTCATTAACTTTAATGGAGTGATGGATTAGTTAAAACCTAAAATTAAGAATTTACTGGTAGCTTTATTGATCGTTTTGAGCCTGGTAGGAGCAGGATGTGTTCAGGAAGATGAAGAAACACCGGCAGAGGAAGCACCAGTAGATAGTGAGCCACTAAGAGCAGAAGCAATAAGATTTGGTAATCCTCCATGGGACGATTCTAGGGCCAGTACTTATGTGCTTAAGCAGGTATTGGAATCCGAGGGATACGAAGTTGAAGTCGTGAATGCCGATCTTGGAGCAGTCTTTCAGGGAATTGCCCAGGGAGAACTTGATGTCTATGCCAGTGCCTGGTTACCTACTACCCAGGGAAACTACTGGGAAAGATACAGTGAAGACTTGGATTATGTTACCAATGTCAGTAGTGGCGCCAGAATCGGTCTGGTCGTGCCTTCCTATGTGCCTATTGATTCCATTGATGAGCTAAACGAGAACCGGGAGCAGTTTGGTGGGGATATTATCGGTATCGAACCTGGTGCCGGAATAATGGAAACGACCGAAGAAGCTGTCGATGCGTATGATCTTAACTATAATTTAGTGGGAAGCAGTACTACCGCAATGGCCGCACAGTTGCAGGATGCCATTAGCAACGAGGAATGGATGGTTGTGACTCTCTGGGAACCTCACTGGACCTTTGCGCGTATGGACCTGAAGTTCCTTGAAGATCCACAGAACGTATACGGTTCCGGTGATAATCTGGTTGTGGTTGCAAGGACAGGTCTTGAAGAGGAAGGCCAGGGGTTTACGAGATACTTTCCAACTATGAGATGGAAATATCCGATATCGAATCAATCATGGTAGACCTTGAACAGGGCATGCCTCCTGAGGAAGCAGCAGCTAATTGGATCGAGAATAATCCGGAAAAAGTTGCAGAGTGGACTGAGGGATAATCCTGCCCATTGTTTTTTTTTGATTATGCTTTATAACTTCTTTAATCCCTGAGTTCAATTTCACTGATGCTTTTCCTGAGCATACAAAGCCGCCCCAAGAGCTCCAGTGATCTGAGGTTCCGGCAAAACATACAGAGATATACCCAGCTCCTTTTCCAGTGCCGCTTTTATCCCTGTGTTCTTTGCCACACCTCCCACAAAAGCCACATTTTCCTGCAATCCCATCTGGCGTGCCATAACAGCAACTCTTCTGGCTATGCTTCTTACGAGTCCGGCTGCTATATCTTCCTTTGAGAATCCCTTTGCGCGAAGCGATATTACTTCAGATTCAGCAAAAACCGTACACATGCTTGTTATCTCTGCGGGATTTTCTGATGACAGTGCCACATCTCCAAGCCTGTCGATGGGTACTTCAAGTGCCCTTGCAGTGTACTCCAGAAATTTACCTGTTCCTGCTGCACATTTATCGTTCATTATAAAATCCATAACCCTGCCATCAGTCACCGATATGACCTTGCAGTCCTGACCACCGATATCTATTATTCCTCTTACTTCAGGATACAGATGGTGAACTCCTTTTGTATGGGCTGTGATCTCGCTTATGGATTTGTCTGCAAATTTGATGCTGTTCCTGCCATATCCGGTTGAATAGATGTGTTTGACATCCTTTCTGTCAATCCCTGACATTTCGAGCACATCCTCACAGGCATCATCTGCCGCCGAAACAAAATCGAAAGCTGTTGGCCGTATGGATTTAATTATATTTGATTCTCCATTCACCAGTACTGCCTTGGTTGTGGCTGAACCCGCATCTATGCCAATCGTGATCACGACAGCATCTCCATGAATGCATCAACGCGAAGTTTGATCTGCTCCACATCCGACCCGCTGTAATCAGTTTCTATAAAAAGCATGGGAATTCCGGCTTTCTTCAATGCCTGCTGGACTTTATGCTTTTCAATGTTGTATCCGTGACAGAACTGCAGGGTATAGTATACAACACCGTCAACGTCAAACTCCTCTGCAAGTTCCAGATTATTGTCTACACGCCTGTCATTGGGGCTCATGCATGAACAGGGTATTTTGATATAACGTTCGGCCAGTGCAAGCATGGGTTCTTTATCTTCGTCCACCGGATCCCAGAACGATCTTGTACCGGTGCAGCTTTCCTCGGCTACGATCATTCCGCCTCTGTCCTCAATTATTTCAGGTACTTTTGAGTTTCCACCTGACATGGGGCAGCCGGAGATTAAAATTCTGGGTCTGTGATTTTCTTCAGGCTCGGATTCTTCGACTTCTTTTATCAGGTTTCGGATATGCTCTTTGAACTCCCCAGGAGACAGGAAATATTGTCTTTGAAGAAGTTTTAGTATTTCAGTCCCATTTATTGGTGCTGGATCTTTTTTTCTCATGTCATAAAGACTGTGGAGTAATTTTCTTGTCTCGTTTGAGGATTTGATCTCTTCTCTTAACCTATCTTTCGTGACCCTGTTTCCGGTCAGCTCTTCCATGGCACTTTTAAATTTTTCAAGTTCCGACAGGAAGTATTTCAGAGCTTCAGGACTGTCCGGCCTTTGCGGAAGATCGATAACATAGGTCGGAATATAATTGCCCAGCAGTTCATACATCTTCTTCTTGCTGTCACAGGTATTCTCGGCAATTACCATATCCACCATACTGAAGTGTGAACAGGATTTGACATCTGAAGAACCGTCATTTACCAGTGAACCGAAGGAAGACTTCACCAGCGGGCAGATGTTCCTGGGTAAATACTGCTCGGCTATGGGTATTGTCTCATTCTTCCCGCCACAGAGTATCACACGATCGGCTCCTGCCGCGAATATTATTTCATCAGGAACAAAAAGACAAAAAGTACCTACTACTTTTTTTCCTTTTTTTCTTTCATCTGCTATCTGGCAGATACGGGAACTGTAAGAATTCTTTATTTTGTCAGGAGTTTTAAAGGAATGCATTTTCTCTACAGGTAATCTTATCCGATATATTAAATCGTTTACTGATTTTGCTTTTCTAAATATCGGTTGTGGAATTTTGCTTTAACAAAACAGAAATAGGAAGTAAAAAAGTGGAACTTGTCCTTCTACAGACAGTTCCACTATCAAGACACTTCTTGATATAGAAGTTGAAATCGTACTTATTTTTATTTCTTGCTTTTTTCAGACTCAGCCATCTCTAGTTTTTTACCACACTGGTCACATTTTCCATCATCTGTAACTTGTGGCTGGCGTGGCACGTCTCCTCCGCATATTCCGCATTTAACCATTAGATCTCACCCCCGTTTCAGATCTGTCAGAGTATGCCTGCCGAACTAATTTCAGTTTTCGGGAAGCATACGTGATGTTATGATTTGGGGGTATGTGACTAAAAGCTCTGTGAAATTGAGTTTCCCATTTTAGTTCCTCATAATCAGATTACATAGCATGTGCAAAAAAGCGTTGTCTCTTCAGACGTTTTCATCATGGTCAACAGTTATGACCACAATTTCAACACACCACTCCAGATAAAGTTTGATTATTTTCTTATTATTCTTTCCCTAAAAATAAATTATTGTAATTTGTTTTTGAATTAACAGTTTTTGGATAAACTATTTATTTCCTATTCTCAATATTTATGTATATTTTAGAAAGTTTATATGGTGTATATTGGTAAGTGATACTAATATGAACAGAAATCTGCTTGATGTTATTTTTGCATCTGAGAAAAGAAAGAATACACTCTTACAGTTGCGTGAAGGACCTAAAATGATTGAGGAACTTCTCGCATCACTTGATACCAGAAGACAGGCTTTACTTCCACAGTTAAAGATACTTGAAGAAAATTATCTGGTTGAACATCAAAAGGATGCTTACGAATTAACAGGTATCGGAAAAGTTATTGTTGAAAAGATGGCTCCTTCAGTGGACACTTTTTGTGTTTTTGATACGGATATAGATTATTGGGGAACTCGTGATCTGAGTTTCATTCCACCTCATCTTTTTGAAAGAATAAATGAACTTGGGAAATCAACTATAGTAGATATTCCTGCTGCGGATCAGTATGATATAAAAACTATCTACCAGGCAAAAAGTAAAGATTCCTCTTCTCTTTATGCAATAACTACTCTTCTTTACCCTAATTACTATGATGTATTCTCCGATCTGATTGAAAATAAAGTAAAAATAAATCTGGTTCTTTCAAATGATCTTCTCTGCAAAATCCGCACTCAATATCAGGAAAATTTTGAAGACTATGCGGAAACAGGACTGCTTAACAGTCATGTTTACAATAAAAAAATGAACTTTCTTTTTGTTACATTTGATGATTATTATATTCTGATGCGCCTGCTCAAATTGGATGGAGATGTTGATGGTAAACTTGTTTATTTCAGTGCAAGTCCAGAGGCACTTGGGTGGGCGAAAGAACTGTTCAATTATTATTTAGAACAATCCGAACCTGTAACTGAAATATGACCTTTGAAGAGTGAAAAAACGTAAAAATCTAAAACTTAATCAGGCATCTATTCAGGAAAGATATCCTCAAGATAACTTGCCAGAACCTGCTGGACATTAGTATCCTTTGCCTGTGTTTTGCCACATTCCATGTATTCCATGATGAATTTAGGAAAAACATAGACCCAGCCGCCGTCTTTACTATCCATAATAGCACGGAGTTTGCTGCCCCCGGCCATCAGGGCAAAATGAAGCTGGGAAAGGCTTGTCATCCTGTCAGGTACTATCATGACTATGGAGCCTGTGAAGAAATTGTAGATCAGGGACTCTTTAATAGCAGGGTCATACTCAAGGGTGAATTTGGGATTGGAAGCTGTGTTTTCCTTAAAGTAATTGAGTGCATCATCATAAAGCTCACAGCTGCGGGTAAAAGGTGGGATGAACTGCAGGGTATCAGATCCATCGTTAAATGACAGAGAAGCCGGATTTTTGTCAACTGCATCCTGGATATCGGATTCAATGATGTTGAAGTCACTGGTATCTTCCAGTATATCTGTCACCGGTACTGAGAAAGTAAGAGGTTCTTCACGTACCCTGGATGCAGGATGGTTCTCACTGTACTGGGAGATCATGGCTTCGATCAGAGCATGCTTTATGGGTGCTGGTAATTTCATAACAGAGGCTTCCTCAATTGTTATTGAATGAACGGAAAGCCATTACTTATCTTATTGTATTTATAATTTTTGTAATTGGTATTTTTGTGATGCTTACGTCTTAGACTAAAAAATAGTTATGCCTGTCGATACCAAATCATTAATCACGAGCTTTGGATTCACCTACTTCAATTAGATAACCATCAGGGTCCGTCATATAGCAGCGAAATTCTGACTTGTGTTCTTTTGGCTCTGTTATAAACTTAGCACCACGTTCCTTCCGCGTTCTGTAAAAGTCCTGAATATCAGCCACCCGAATGTTCAGAAAGATACTCAGAACATCCTGGTCATGTTTAACAGAAACTGTAGTCTCAGGCTTATCATCTGTCGGTTCACCGCCACCGATGTTGAGAATTATCCAGCTGTTCGCAACTTTGATAATACAGGGCGTTCCTCTGGCGTCTGTTTCAAGAACCATTTTACCATCAAGCATTTTCGTGTACCATTCACATGAGGCTTTTACATCACTTACTATCAGTGTGTGAGCAAGCACAAAACCTTCAACTGGTGCCGGGAAATCACTTTCATTCATATTATTTTCTCCAGATTTCTGTGTACTTTTTACTATGCTGCCAGGGTAAGGATATCCTTTGCGAAACTGGGATACAAATTAAAGCTCGGTATCACTTACCTGTAAAAAATCCGAATAGATATTATTGACGGACAATTTCGGAAAACGATGACAAGAACACTTGATATGTAATCAATTTCATTTGCTACTCAGTAGTTTAGTTTATATAGTAAGGTAACTTAGTTGCGTAAGTTAATTTATTTAAAAGAACATATCATTAATTATAAGACAGGATGGCAGTTAAATGAAAAGAGAATTGCTTGATGTGGTATTTGCGTCTGAGAAGAGAAAGAACTTTCTCCTGCTGCTAAAAGACGGTCCTCAGGAGATGGAAGATATTCTCGAGTCTCTCGACACCACCAGGCAAAATCTGCTACCCCAGGTCAAGATTCTTGAAGAGAACTATCTTGTCAGGCATTATGATGATAGTTACGAACTAAGCATGATCGGCAGCATGCTTGTTGATGAAATGGTTCCTTTGCTGGAGACGATTGATGTTTTCGATTCCAATATTGATTATTGGGGTACGCGTAAACTTGATTTTATTCCGTCCCATCTTCTGGATAAACTTGATCAACTTAACATTTGTGAAATAATAAGTCCTCCGATCACAGAATTATATTCTTTCCATAAATCCTTCAATCCGAATTTTGAAGTGTCTTCCAGGGCCTGTACAATAACAGCATTCCTTTATCCTAAAGCATATGAGCTCTTTACAGATATGTTCGAGCATAATATGACTTTGGACTTTATTGTCACAAGGGAATTGCTTGCTAAAATAAGAAAAGAGCACTGGGAAGAGTTTTCTGAGCTTATTGAGAATGATAACTTCAATATGTACGTATACAACGAGAAAATGGACTTACTTTTTCTGGTATTCGATGAAGTTCACCTCTTAATGGCCATGCTCAAAAATACCGGAGAATTCGACCACAAATTTATCGCGTGTAAAAGTAAGTCCGCAATTCATTGGGGACAGGAATTGTTTGAATACTACCAAGAGCAGTCCACTCCGGTTACTGAAATCTAGAAGATCCATCATGCAAATAAGCCTGTAAGTGATCTTATAAATTCGACGAATCTTGCGGTAAAGCTCTCTTTTTCCTCTAATGTTTTTTCACTATGATCTGTGATATTTGAGTCGTTTAATTTATTTGTGGTATTCAACACAGGTGTATTATCGCTTGAATTGCTGAAATCATTCCTGATAGTTTCAACTTCATCACTATCATCAAGTTCTATAGAAACATCTGTGGTATCGTTACCGGTCATATTCTCATAATCAAAAAAGTCATCACGATTGTCTTTTAATATGGTATATACTCTGATCACGTTTGTTTTGTCTGGAATGAAATGGAAATAAGTACCTTTTTCCCATTCTTCTAAAAATACATCCGGGAAATCCTCATGATAGGGTATTGTCATAGTGTTATTGGTAATTTTCAGCTCATATGTTTTATTAATCTGTGCTTCATGAATCAGAAGCGTATTACCTTCAATTTTATAGTTGGTCATGTGAGGCTGCACACTAAAACGAGGTGAAGGTGAAACAATGACCATTCCCCATTCCGGGTAATTTCGAGAATAGTTTAAGGCATGGTCGACACATATCCAGTCGTCCTGGTTTTCAGGCAATGAATCCCAGTTGTTTCTGTATGAATCATAGTCAATGGTATTGTTGTCCTGATCAGCAGCAGAAATAGGTACTGCCAGTAAAAGCAGTGTGATTAATGCGATTATGATACTTGTTTTCATAATATTACAAAAGTAAATATATTGAATTCTACTTAAAGGATTCTGTGGAAAAGAGAGGAGTTTTTATCTAACTAGTACAGTTCTCTAACGAAGTGTTGACTCTCCATCTGAACTATCTGCCTTTTGAGGTTTTTGATTCATTAATTGTGGCTCTAATCCTTAGGGCACACTCATCGCATCTCTCCAGAAGATCCCGAACACTGCGATCAACATCTACCTCACCGGAATATTCAGTTTTATCTGAATATTGCTTTAGCATTTCCGAATCTTCCTCAGAGATTTCGGATTTATGCTTGTATCCGCGCTTTTGCATTTCCTGTGCAAGTTCATTGTGGCGCTCGACTATCCTGTCAAGATCTACCAGACCACCGTCCAGATAACCGGCTATCGGTTTATTATTGCGTATTGCACCAACGAACATATGCATCTCAAGATGCTCTCCAAGCAGGTGATTACGGCACAATAACTCTGGATCGACGTCCCACATTCTCATTATTTACACCTGGCAGATATTACTATAAAAATACTGCTACTGACGTTGTTCTGACTTAATCAAGTTTGCTTTGCCAGTTCTTTTTCCACATACTTCCTTATTACAACAAGTAATCGATCTCTAAACCGGCTAAATAACTGCTTTACCAGCGTATCAGTCTGACCTATCAGATTTGTAAACATTCTTCCCACGCATAAGCGCCTCTTGAAGATCTAAAATCAATTCACACTTCTATCTCAGAGGTATATGATATATGTGTAAGCAAAGTTACATAGGAAGGTTCAGAAAGAGTTTTTGTGATAGCACTTTGCAATCACTGATATTAGTAACGGAGGACTAATAAATATGGTTTCAGCCCCAGGTTTAAAATGAATATTGATTCATTTTAGGGCCATCAAGATAGAACCAAAGTAATATTTATAATATTTATCCATACAGGTCAGCATAGTACTGTTCATCTTTTTTGACAGGATATTTGCTTCCTGTTATTTTTTCGATCTCCTGACCCAATGAATTCAACAGGCCGGTCAGTTCCCACTCGACTAACTTCAAATTCTTTTCATTGGCCAGTCTTTTAGCCTGAGGAGGTATTTCCAGTATTTTCTGATAGAGCCCCATCTTTCGGGAATTTTCCAGCATCAATTGACCTATTTCAGGTTCAAAGGCTTCCTTTTTTTCAATTTCCATTCCCAGATTTTGTAACATCTGACTGTATGTCCATTTTTCCAGTTGTGTCTGACCATTGAGCCCCTCATGTCTTGTCTGATCACATAGCCTGATCATAGGGACGAGTAAGTCTGCATCTCTGGTCAAAATAAGCATTACTTCACCGGAATCATCATTCTTTACAACCACATAGAATCCCCCTTGAATTCATTTTTAAGATTAATAGCTGTATATCATATTGAAAAACAACGGTATATATTTGTTTTGGGATTCAGATAGTTTTGGAAGAAAATGTACCTGGTGTAACAGGAATGATTTATCTTATAGAAACATTATATTTTCTGTAAGATGTTGATCATGAATCTCGATCGGATATTTTTACTGTAGAGGAAGTAACTCAATGAAGAAACAGATGCTTGATGTTATATTTACATCGGAAAAAAGGAAGAATATTCTTCTCGTATTAAGGGACAGACCTGAAAATATGGACACTCTTCTCAGGCTGCTGGATACAAAAAGAACAGCACTACTTCCACAAATCAGGATTCTGGAAGAGCACCATCTTGTGACTGTTTCTGACGGTCTATATAAGTTGACTACCATAGGCCGTCTGCTTGTCAATCAGATATTTCCTCTGCAAACGACTATAAATGTTTTTGATACTGATATTGATTACTGGGGAACCCATTTTATTGATTTTATCCCCTCTCATCTTATGAAAAGGATAGATGAACTTGGTCCGTGTGAAGTGATCAAACCTCATGTTACAGAACTATATGATATCAACAGGGAGTTTTATGATGCGACCAGGAAATCTCAGTCTCACTATGTTGTCACAACATTTCTTCATCCGAATTTTGCGGAACTGGCCATTGAATTGATCAATAACGGTGTTGCTTTGAACTTTATACTAGCTCAAGATCTGTGGCACAACTTATTAAAAAACCATAATGCAGTTCTATCAGACTTTATTCAGAATGAACTGGTAAACATTTT
The window above is part of the Methanolobus zinderi genome. Proteins encoded here:
- a CDS encoding helix-turn-helix transcriptional regulator, which gives rise to MKRELLDVVFASEKRKNFLLLLKDGPQEMEDILESLDTTRQNLLPQVKILEENYLVRHYDDSYELSMIGSMLVDEMVPLLETIDVFDSNIDYWGTRKLDFIPSHLLDKLDQLNICEIISPPITELYSFHKSFNPNFEVSSRACTITAFLYPKAYELFTDMFEHNMTLDFIVTRELLAKIRKEHWEEFSELIENDNFNMYVYNEKMDLLFLVFDEVHLLMAMLKNTGEFDHKFIACKSKSAIHWGQELFEYYQEQSTPVTEI
- a CDS encoding helix-turn-helix transcriptional regulator — its product is MNRNLLDVIFASEKRKNTLLQLREGPKMIEELLASLDTRRQALLPQLKILEENYLVEHQKDAYELTGIGKVIVEKMAPSVDTFCVFDTDIDYWGTRDLSFIPPHLFERINELGKSTIVDIPAADQYDIKTIYQAKSKDSSSLYAITTLLYPNYYDVFSDLIENKVKINLVLSNDLLCKIRTQYQENFEDYAETGLLNSHVYNKKMNFLFVTFDDYYILMRLLKLDGDVDGKLVYFSASPEALGWAKELFNYYLEQSEPVTEI
- a CDS encoding helix-turn-helix transcriptional regulator; protein product: MKKQMLDVIFTSEKRKNILLVLRDRPENMDTLLRLLDTKRTALLPQIRILEEHHLVTVSDGLYKLTTIGRLLVNQIFPLQTTINVFDTDIDYWGTHFIDFIPSHLMKRIDELGPCEVIKPHVTELYDINREFYDATRKSQSHYVVTTFLHPNFAELAIELINNGVALNFILAQDLWHNLLKNHNAVLSDFIQNELVNIFVYPEKMDFQFVSINEYQTMLALFKNNSEVDTKYLLCKGKDSFRWGKDIFEYYLKDSTPISEM
- a CDS encoding helix-turn-helix transcriptional regulator, with the translated sequence MLKPLQDVIFASEKRKNVLLLLNDGPQKMEVILNHLDTTRQGMLPQIRTLEKHKLVTGSNDTYRLTTIGKLVVDEMLHLLNTLEVLDSDLNYWGNHNLDFVPAYLLKRLHELGTCSRIEVPFPEMFDEDEHFIEEAKRTKYIKNITTFLFPNFKKTFSELLENCVEISVIITEELYEKLMQENADDFDYLLHKPNISFYIYPEKYNFLSISLTDHAVMLRLLTDEGKYDNKRFICSSEDARKWGWDLFEYYRENSRRIERT
- a CDS encoding glycine betaine ABC transporter substrate-binding protein is translated as MIVLSLVGAGCVQEDEETPAEEAPVDSEPLRAEAIRFGNPPWDDSRASTYVLKQVLESEGYEVEVVNADLGAVFQGIAQGELDVYASAWLPTTQGNYWERYSEDLDYVTNVSSGARIGLVVPSYVPIDSIDELNENREQFGGDIIGIEPGAGIMETTEEAVDAYDLNYNLVGSSTTAMAAQLQDAISNEEWMVVTLWEPHWTFARMDLKFLEDPQNVYGSGDNLVVVARTGLEEEGQGFTRYFPTMRWKYPISNQSW
- a CDS encoding double-cubane-cluster-containing anaerobic reductase, which produces MHSFKTPDKIKNSYSSRICQIADERKKGKKVVGTFCLFVPDEIIFAAGADRVILCGGKNETIPIAEQYLPRNICPLVKSSFGSLVNDGSSDVKSCSHFSMVDMVIAENTCDSKKKMYELLGNYIPTYVIDLPQRPDSPEALKYFLSELEKFKSAMEELTGNRVTKDRLREEIKSSNETRKLLHSLYDMRKKDPAPINGTEILKLLQRQYFLSPGEFKEHIRNLIKEVEESEPEENHRPRILISGCPMSGGNSKVPEIIEDRGGMIVAEESCTGTRSFWDPVDEDKEPMLALAERYIKIPCSCMSPNDRRVDNNLELAEEFDVDGVVYYTLQFCHGYNIEKHKVQQALKKAGIPMLFIETDYSGSDVEQIKLRVDAFMEMLS
- a CDS encoding acyl-CoA dehydratase activase, coding for MITIGIDAGSATTKAVLVNGESNIIKSIRPTAFDFVSAADDACEDVLEMSGIDRKDVKHIYSTGYGRNSIKFADKSISEITAHTKGVHHLYPEVRGIIDIGGQDCKVISVTDGRVMDFIMNDKCAAGTGKFLEYTARALEVPIDRLGDVALSSENPAEITSMCTVFAESEVISLRAKGFSKEDIAAGLVRSIARRVAVMARQMGLQENVAFVGGVAKNTGIKAALEKELGISLYVLPEPQITGALGAALYAQEKHQ
- a CDS encoding pyrimidine dimer DNA glycosylase/endonuclease V, whose translation is MRMWDVDPELLCRNHLLGEHLEMHMFVGAIRNNKPIAGYLDGGLVDLDRIVERHNELAQEMQKRGYKHKSEISEEDSEMLKQYSDKTEYSGEVDVDRSVRDLLERCDECALRIRATINESKTSKGR
- a CDS encoding VOC family protein: MNESDFPAPVEGFVLAHTLIVSDVKASCEWYTKMLDGKMVLETDARGTPCIIKVANSWIILNIGGGEPTDDKPETTVSVKHDQDVLSIFLNIRVADIQDFYRTRKERGAKFITEPKEHKSEFRCYMTDPDGYLIEVGESKARD